One genomic window of Bradyrhizobium sp. CCGE-LA001 includes the following:
- a CDS encoding GntR family transcriptional regulator, translating to MPEDATSLTVSAYVRLRSDILAGRLPAGGKLKIQDLAQYLRVSPSVVREALSRLSAEALVIAEPQRGFRVAPINAADVSDLTAVRIDIELKCMHRAMKLGGLKWEAAIVAADHELSHTPHDIHDLGDDWMIAHAKFHATLVAACDSPWLLRIRDQLFVQGERYRRINARMSRADRDLRGEHSALARAILGRDVKLATDLMTEHLRLTEVLTLQSLKLQAAVA from the coding sequence ATGCCCGAAGACGCGACCAGCCTTACCGTTTCAGCCTATGTTCGACTTCGCTCGGACATCCTGGCCGGCCGCTTGCCGGCCGGCGGAAAGCTGAAAATTCAAGATCTGGCTCAATATCTTCGGGTTAGCCCGAGCGTTGTACGGGAGGCTCTTTCGCGTCTCTCAGCCGAGGCGCTGGTTATTGCCGAGCCCCAGCGGGGTTTCCGGGTGGCGCCCATCAATGCCGCCGACGTTTCGGATCTGACGGCCGTCAGGATCGACATCGAACTGAAATGCATGCACCGCGCGATGAAACTCGGCGGCCTTAAATGGGAGGCTGCTATCGTCGCAGCCGATCATGAACTCTCGCACACGCCCCATGACATTCACGACCTGGGCGACGACTGGATGATCGCGCACGCGAAATTCCATGCCACTTTAGTGGCGGCTTGCGACAGCCCCTGGCTGCTGCGAATCCGCGACCAACTCTTCGTCCAAGGCGAACGCTATCGCCGCATCAATGCGCGAATGTCGCGGGCGGATCGCGATCTGCGCGGCGAACATTCGGCACTGGCCCGGGCCATTCTTGGCCGGGATGTGAAACTCGCCACCGATTTGATGACGGAACATCTGCGCTTGACCGAGGTGCTGACGCTTCAGTCGCTCAAGTTGCAGGCAGCCGTCGCCTAG
- the actP gene encoding cation/acetate symporter ActP codes for MIIRILLGSVAATGSFPAHAQATTAVAGRDLNWVAIGMFLLIVAVTLFITYRSAGRTKSKADFYTAGHEITPLQNGLAIAGDFLSAAAFLGISALIYATGFDGLVYALGFLTGWPIVLFMMSERLRNLGSYTFADAASFRLDRTSVRLVAATGSLVVVLFYLIAQMIGAGKVIQLLFGVNYLFAVAGVGLLMIVYVAVGGMQATTWVQITKALLLLIGGTLMALVVLWRFDFSLGQLFAEASRVHPKGAAILSPGGLFAEPVSAISLGLALVFGTAGLPHILMRFFTVRDSAGARKSVFYATTCVAYFCLVIPLFGFAATAVLMPDASFFNVVEGGQFNKITDLIGGPNMAAVHLAGALGGPILLGFISAVAFATILAVVAGLTLAGASAVSHDIYGQVIARGYAQEAREVMVAKIAAVAIGIVAVGLAIIFENQNVAFMAGLALSVAASCNFPVLAMAIFWRGTTTRGAVAGGLVGLFSSLVFVVLSKTVWVAVFHFAVPVFPYDNPALFSMPLAFLTIWLGSLSDRTARATAERHAFDAQFVQSEIGIGLSESNNALAGVAR; via the coding sequence ATGATCATACGTATTCTACTGGGTTCCGTCGCGGCGACAGGATCCTTTCCGGCGCATGCTCAGGCGACCACCGCTGTAGCGGGGCGCGATCTGAACTGGGTTGCGATTGGCATGTTCCTGTTGATCGTCGCTGTCACGCTCTTCATCACCTACCGATCGGCCGGCCGGACCAAATCGAAGGCGGACTTCTATACCGCGGGACATGAGATCACGCCGCTCCAGAACGGGCTGGCGATTGCGGGGGATTTTCTTTCCGCCGCGGCTTTTCTTGGTATCTCGGCGCTGATCTACGCGACGGGCTTCGATGGCCTTGTCTATGCGCTTGGCTTCTTGACGGGTTGGCCCATCGTGCTGTTCATGATGTCGGAGCGCTTGCGCAACCTCGGCAGTTACACGTTCGCCGACGCAGCGTCGTTTCGCCTTGATCGGACCTCGGTCCGGTTGGTCGCCGCCACCGGTAGTCTCGTGGTCGTGCTATTCTACCTGATCGCGCAAATGATCGGCGCCGGCAAGGTTATTCAGCTTCTGTTCGGCGTGAACTATCTGTTTGCGGTCGCCGGCGTCGGACTTCTGATGATCGTCTACGTGGCTGTCGGCGGCATGCAGGCAACCACCTGGGTTCAGATCACCAAGGCGCTGCTGCTGCTGATCGGCGGCACCTTGATGGCGCTGGTGGTGCTGTGGCGCTTCGATTTCAGCCTTGGACAACTTTTCGCCGAGGCGAGCCGGGTCCACCCCAAGGGTGCGGCAATTCTCTCTCCCGGCGGGCTGTTCGCCGAGCCGGTCTCCGCGATCTCGCTTGGACTTGCGCTGGTATTCGGGACCGCTGGATTGCCGCATATCCTGATGCGGTTCTTCACCGTCAGGGATTCCGCAGGTGCAAGGAAGTCGGTTTTCTATGCGACGACCTGTGTAGCTTACTTCTGCCTGGTCATTCCGCTGTTCGGCTTTGCTGCGACGGCGGTCCTTATGCCGGATGCGAGTTTCTTCAACGTCGTCGAGGGCGGCCAGTTCAACAAGATTACCGATCTGATCGGCGGTCCCAATATGGCGGCCGTCCATCTGGCGGGCGCACTCGGCGGACCGATCCTGCTTGGGTTCATCTCGGCCGTCGCGTTCGCCACCATTCTCGCCGTGGTAGCCGGATTGACGCTCGCCGGCGCCTCCGCGGTGAGCCACGATATTTATGGGCAGGTGATTGCGAGGGGATACGCTCAGGAGGCACGTGAGGTCATGGTTGCGAAGATCGCCGCGGTCGCAATCGGCATCGTCGCGGTGGGTCTTGCCATCATTTTCGAGAACCAGAATGTCGCGTTCATGGCGGGGTTGGCGCTTTCGGTCGCGGCAAGCTGCAATTTTCCGGTGCTGGCGATGGCGATCTTCTGGCGTGGGACTACCACCCGCGGCGCGGTTGCCGGCGGCCTGGTCGGCCTATTCAGCTCTCTCGTGTTCGTCGTGCTGAGCAAAACAGTTTGGGTCGCGGTGTTCCATTTCGCGGTACCGGTGTTTCCCTACGACAATCCAGCGCTCTTCTCGATGCCGCTTGCGTTCCTGACGATATGGCTCGGTTCACTGAGTGACCGAACGGCCCGTGCCACGGCCGAGCGGCACGCGTTTGATGCTCAGTTTGTGCAATCGGAGATCGGCATCGGCCTCTCTGAGAGCAACAACGCGTTGGCGGGAGTTGCACGATGA
- a CDS encoding enoyl-CoA hydratase/isomerase family protein, with amino-acid sequence MAKPLLTALLDAVEKAHKDGARAIILRSGLRHFSAGAEIELFDNRGERLPEIDVCACLDALEQVPVPIIASMHGLALGGGFELALACDIIVAADSAKAGMVEVTLGLHPLMGAIQRVASRAGVARAREMALFGRRYDAATLERWNIVNRVVPEAQLEETTRILALELAVGPTVAHGATKRLIREYMDETVVKADRAMSDAQRPIFQSNDLVVGLKAFRESGPGHAIFSGR; translated from the coding sequence GTGGCAAAGCCGCTGCTGACTGCGCTCCTGGACGCCGTCGAAAAGGCTCATAAGGATGGCGCGCGCGCCATTATCCTTCGCAGCGGGTTGCGGCACTTCTCCGCCGGTGCTGAAATAGAACTATTCGACAATCGGGGCGAACGGCTGCCCGAAATTGATGTGTGCGCCTGCCTGGATGCGCTCGAACAGGTCCCTGTGCCGATCATCGCGAGCATGCACGGACTGGCCCTCGGTGGCGGATTCGAGCTGGCGCTGGCCTGCGACATCATCGTTGCCGCGGACTCCGCGAAGGCCGGCATGGTCGAAGTGACGCTGGGCCTGCATCCGTTGATGGGCGCCATACAACGTGTGGCATCGCGCGCCGGCGTGGCGCGCGCCAGGGAAATGGCTCTGTTCGGGCGTCGCTATGATGCGGCGACGCTGGAGCGCTGGAATATCGTCAATCGCGTCGTGCCCGAAGCCCAGCTCGAAGAAACGACGCGAATCCTCGCGCTCGAGCTTGCGGTGGGCCCGACGGTAGCGCATGGCGCCACCAAACGACTGATCCGCGAATATATGGACGAGACCGTCGTGAAAGCCGACCGCGCAATGTCTGACGCGCAGCGTCCAATCTTTCAGAGCAACGATCTCGTCGTCGGTCTCAAGGCCTTCCGCGAGTCCGGGCCTGGTCACGCCATCTTCTCCGGCCGCTGA
- the fahA gene encoding fumarylacetoacetase, producing the protein MNANIDETHDPARRSFVSSANDPSGDFPIQNLPLGVFSREKGGKRSAGVGIGDQILDIHAAHTAGLLPAEIPEWTVADSSLNSLFALGPGALRTLRKAIGAALDAGSSGEAARRGASDLLVPLGACTMYRPTAVPNYTDFYAGIHHAKAAGALLTPENPLPANYKWVPIAYHGRASSVQVGQGVVRRPIGQRPPSVDGGSPGFGPCDRLDFELEMGFYLSGGNELGSPIPVARASEQIVGYSLLNDWSARDIQRWEMYPLGPFLSKSFATSVSPWVVTADALAPFRIPAMARPHGDPQPLKYLLDDEDQKSGGLDISLKVFLTTEKMRAARDVPVEILSSNAKYLYWTPAQMVAHHTINGCNLLPGDLIGTGTISGPTDAELSSMLEFTSAGTRPITLPNGERRGFLHDGDEIRFEGRCTREGFASIGFGVCVGTIAASHQTELESRAA; encoded by the coding sequence ATGAACGCCAACATCGACGAGACCCACGATCCGGCGCGCCGCAGTTTTGTGTCGTCCGCCAACGATCCCTCCGGCGACTTCCCCATCCAGAATCTGCCGCTCGGTGTCTTCAGCCGCGAGAAGGGCGGAAAACGATCCGCGGGGGTTGGGATCGGCGACCAGATCCTCGATATTCATGCGGCGCACACGGCCGGCCTCCTGCCGGCAGAAATTCCCGAGTGGACCGTCGCCGACTCCTCGCTCAACTCGCTGTTTGCGTTGGGACCTGGCGCGTTGCGCACCTTACGAAAGGCAATCGGTGCCGCGCTTGACGCGGGTTCAAGCGGTGAGGCTGCGCGTCGCGGTGCGTCGGACCTGCTGGTCCCACTGGGCGCTTGCACGATGTATCGTCCGACCGCCGTGCCGAACTACACGGATTTTTATGCCGGCATACATCACGCGAAGGCGGCGGGCGCACTTCTTACGCCGGAAAACCCGCTGCCAGCCAACTACAAATGGGTGCCGATTGCCTATCACGGACGGGCGTCTTCGGTGCAAGTCGGGCAGGGTGTTGTTCGTCGACCCATTGGACAGCGGCCGCCATCGGTGGACGGAGGCAGTCCTGGCTTCGGTCCGTGCGATCGGCTCGATTTCGAATTGGAAATGGGGTTCTATCTCAGCGGCGGCAACGAGCTCGGAAGTCCGATCCCGGTTGCGCGCGCAAGCGAACAGATTGTCGGCTATTCACTTCTCAACGATTGGTCGGCGAGGGACATCCAGCGCTGGGAGATGTACCCACTCGGACCATTCCTCAGCAAGAGTTTCGCAACGTCTGTCTCGCCGTGGGTTGTCACCGCGGACGCATTGGCGCCGTTCCGCATTCCGGCGATGGCTCGTCCTCACGGGGACCCCCAGCCGTTGAAATATCTGCTCGACGACGAGGATCAGAAAAGTGGCGGGCTGGACATAAGCCTGAAGGTGTTTCTCACGACCGAAAAGATGCGGGCCGCAAGGGACGTTCCGGTCGAAATTCTCAGCTCGAACGCCAAATATCTATATTGGACGCCGGCGCAGATGGTTGCGCACCACACGATCAATGGCTGCAACCTTCTACCGGGGGACCTGATCGGCACCGGCACGATCTCCGGACCTACCGACGCTGAATTGAGCAGCATGCTCGAATTCACTTCCGCCGGAACCCGCCCCATTACGCTTCCCAACGGAGAGCGTCGCGGCTTTCTACACGACGGTGACGAGATCCGATTTGAAGGGCGCTGCACTCGTGAGGGTTTTGCATCCATCGGTTTCGGAGTGTGCGTCGGAACGATTGCGGCATCTCATCAGACGGAGCTGGAAAGCAGGGCGGCCTGA
- a CDS encoding crotonase/enoyl-CoA hydratase family protein, producing MSDTKTQVGQIRTEVHGHVFKIIIDNVAKKNSFSPQMMAQMSDAMTLLDRTDDYWVGVLCAEGPDFTAGLDMPKFFGPKAENTELKPGNIDAFALKSRCRKPIVTAVQGICFTIGIEMMLAGDIVVAADDARFCQMESKRGIAPLGGAHFRYLTRAGWGDAMYHLFLCDEFGAARAHKIGFVQEVVAPGQQIARAMEIANLIAKNAPIGIQVTKEAALKYIEAGESAAVDYIPKIKDRVFSSEDMKEGIQSFVERRSAVFRGK from the coding sequence ATGAGCGACACCAAGACCCAAGTCGGCCAGATACGCACCGAGGTGCATGGGCATGTGTTCAAGATCATCATCGACAACGTGGCTAAGAAAAACTCCTTCAGCCCGCAGATGATGGCGCAGATGTCGGATGCGATGACGCTTCTCGATCGCACCGACGATTATTGGGTCGGGGTACTCTGCGCCGAGGGGCCGGATTTCACGGCCGGGCTGGATATGCCGAAATTCTTCGGACCCAAGGCCGAGAATACCGAGCTAAAACCCGGCAACATCGATGCGTTCGCCTTGAAGAGCCGGTGCCGCAAGCCGATTGTGACGGCCGTGCAGGGGATCTGCTTCACGATTGGCATCGAAATGATGCTGGCTGGCGACATCGTCGTCGCCGCCGACGACGCTCGGTTCTGTCAGATGGAATCCAAGCGCGGCATCGCGCCTCTTGGTGGTGCCCATTTCCGGTATTTGACGCGGGCGGGTTGGGGAGACGCGATGTATCACCTGTTCCTGTGTGACGAGTTCGGCGCAGCCCGGGCTCACAAGATCGGCTTCGTTCAGGAAGTCGTTGCGCCCGGCCAGCAGATTGCGCGCGCGATGGAGATTGCGAATCTGATCGCCAAGAACGCGCCGATCGGCATTCAGGTGACGAAGGAGGCCGCGTTGAAATACATCGAAGCCGGCGAGAGCGCTGCGGTCGACTACATTCCCAAGATCAAGGATCGCGTCTTCAGCAGCGAAGACATGAAAGAAGGCATCCAGTCTTTCGTGGAACGTCGCTCGGCCGTATTCCGCGGGAAATAG
- a CDS encoding DUF485 domain-containing protein produces the protein MSWSLSSEQTRKILSNPSFRELTAARARLRWGLSIVTLLMFFGFIGLISSASSALGKSMAGGAVPLGMAIALGMIAMVVALTGYYVRRSNTYFDGLTQLVRRECGR, from the coding sequence ATGTCGTGGTCGCTGTCTTCGGAACAGACGCGAAAAATCTTGTCCAACCCGTCTTTTCGGGAGCTGACTGCCGCGCGGGCACGGTTGCGGTGGGGGCTCTCGATCGTCACGTTGCTGATGTTCTTCGGTTTCATCGGGCTGATTTCATCGGCGTCGTCAGCGCTCGGGAAGAGCATGGCAGGCGGAGCCGTTCCGTTGGGCATGGCGATCGCGCTTGGCATGATCGCCATGGTCGTTGCCCTGACTGGTTACTATGTACGCCGTTCCAATACGTACTTCGACGGCCTGACACAGCTCGTCCGCCGGGAGTGTGGCCGATGA
- a CDS encoding CaiB/BaiF CoA transferase family protein, which yields MSNRAPLAGIKVVDFSRVLAGPHCTRTLSDLGADVIKIEPPRGDISRYALPGDETASMSYYYIQQNVGKRNISIDLNFPEGREVVRKMCDSADIVVENFRAGTLKFFGLDYESVAARNPKVIYASISGYGQGSALSHRSAYAPTVHAESGFVGGMIDHLGEDLTVKRHDAYSHADIYTGLEAIIGILAALHHRDQTGEGQYVDIAMAATMLAVNERVHADLSGVDLGAEPAALGPADSPFFKTSYGDVITIATSVVSSLTFPNYIAAMRRSDLASDPRFATAAARRKNLNALYQIIQQWILSFATAGELDAQLDEVKLAFGVVRSVKDFAGSDWVKWWGAIEEVTDRRGKAVRIPGKPWHFSKTPLAAAREAAFRGEHNVEVMKEYGYSDQEIAALTNSGVLLTNIPPRPSPSVEASAPPDRDDVLKQAS from the coding sequence ATGTCAAATCGTGCCCCCCTTGCCGGAATCAAGGTCGTCGACTTCTCGCGCGTCCTTGCTGGTCCTCACTGCACCAGGACCCTGTCGGACCTCGGCGCCGACGTGATCAAGATCGAGCCGCCGCGCGGAGACATCTCTCGGTACGCACTGCCTGGCGACGAAACCGCGAGCATGTCCTACTACTATATCCAACAGAACGTCGGGAAACGGAACATCAGCATCGACCTCAACTTTCCCGAAGGAAGAGAAGTCGTGCGCAAGATGTGCGACAGCGCCGACATCGTCGTTGAGAATTTTCGTGCAGGGACATTGAAATTCTTCGGCCTCGATTATGAATCCGTCGCCGCGCGCAACCCGAAAGTGATCTACGCTTCGATCAGCGGCTACGGCCAGGGCAGCGCGCTGTCACACCGCAGCGCCTACGCGCCGACTGTCCATGCCGAATCCGGCTTTGTCGGGGGAATGATCGACCATCTCGGCGAGGATCTCACGGTCAAGCGGCACGATGCCTATTCGCATGCCGACATTTATACGGGTCTCGAAGCGATCATCGGCATTCTGGCAGCGCTGCATCACCGCGACCAAACAGGCGAGGGCCAATATGTCGATATTGCAATGGCCGCCACCATGCTCGCCGTCAATGAGCGGGTGCACGCCGATCTCTCCGGCGTGGATCTCGGCGCCGAACCGGCAGCGCTCGGACCTGCTGACTCGCCGTTCTTCAAGACGAGCTACGGTGACGTCATTACAATTGCGACCAGTGTCGTCAGCAGTCTGACGTTTCCGAATTACATCGCGGCGATGCGTCGCTCCGATCTCGCTTCAGATCCCAGATTCGCCACGGCGGCGGCGCGCCGGAAGAATCTCAACGCCCTTTACCAGATCATCCAGCAATGGATTCTTTCCTTTGCCACGGCCGGCGAACTCGACGCCCAGCTCGACGAAGTGAAACTGGCGTTCGGCGTTGTCCGCTCGGTCAAGGACTTCGCCGGTTCGGACTGGGTCAAATGGTGGGGCGCGATAGAAGAGGTTACCGACCGCCGCGGCAAAGCCGTCAGGATCCCCGGCAAGCCCTGGCACTTCTCGAAGACGCCGCTGGCCGCTGCGCGCGAAGCCGCCTTTCGCGGCGAACACAACGTCGAAGTGATGAAAGAATACGGTTACTCCGATCAGGAGATTGCTGCCCTCACCAATTCGGGCGTGCTGTTGACGAACATTCCGCCGCGACCCTCGCCGTCGGTAGAAGCATCCGCGCCGCCCGATAGGGACGATGTCCTGAAGCAGGCGTCCTAG
- a CDS encoding class II aldolase/adducin family protein, whose product MNAQTSPGKVSQNALAAEERLVREDLAALYHVFFDLGWCEHIYNHITARVPGPEKHFLINSFGLAYNEVTASNLIKIDLDGNKVVDAPGRVNAPGFTIHSSVHAARDDAHFIAHTHTTAGVAVACTDEGLSHHSFYGAMLYEQIAYHDFEGISTDLGERERLVKSLGNKNYMILRHHGLLTCGRTAAEALFRMTVLQRACEVQLAAAAFGKGWRPLPEEILRRTTRQMQSEIAKGFDEKTAFGQDSFEAYRRTLDAKGSRYRD is encoded by the coding sequence ATGAACGCCCAAACTTCCCCTGGAAAAGTCAGCCAGAACGCTCTGGCCGCTGAAGAGCGGCTGGTCCGAGAGGACCTCGCTGCCCTGTATCATGTCTTTTTCGATCTAGGCTGGTGCGAACACATCTACAATCACATCACGGCTCGCGTCCCGGGTCCCGAGAAGCACTTTCTGATCAATTCGTTCGGGCTGGCGTACAACGAAGTGACGGCTTCCAATCTCATCAAGATCGATCTTGATGGGAATAAAGTTGTGGACGCTCCGGGTCGTGTCAATGCGCCGGGGTTCACGATCCACTCTTCGGTTCATGCCGCGCGCGATGACGCCCATTTTATCGCCCACACGCACACGACGGCCGGTGTGGCCGTTGCTTGCACGGATGAGGGGCTCTCGCATCACAGCTTCTACGGTGCGATGCTTTACGAGCAGATCGCGTATCACGATTTCGAGGGCATTTCGACGGATCTCGGCGAGCGCGAGCGCCTCGTCAAATCGCTCGGCAACAAGAACTACATGATCCTGAGACATCATGGGCTTCTGACCTGCGGAAGGACTGCCGCGGAGGCGCTGTTCCGCATGACGGTCTTGCAACGCGCATGCGAGGTGCAGCTCGCAGCTGCGGCGTTCGGGAAAGGCTGGCGGCCTTTGCCCGAAGAGATTCTGCGCCGTACGACGCGTCAGATGCAGAGCGAGATTGCGAAGGGCTTCGACGAAAAGACCGCCTTTGGGCAAGATTCGTTCGAAGCTTATCGGCGCACATTGGACGCAAAGGGTTCGCGTTACAGGGACTAG